TAGGCGTTCTCGGCGCGACTGGCGCAGTCGGACAGCGACTTATCCAGCAACTCGATCCCCACCCGGACTTCGAACTCGCCGCCCTGACCGCCAGCGAGGCCAGCGCGGGCAAGTCCTACCGCGAGGCCGCGAAGTGGCGCGTCGATAGCCCCATCCCGGCCGACGTGGCAGACACGACCGTCGTCGCGACCGACCCCGACGAGGTCCCGGACGACGTGGATCTGCTCTTCTCCTCGCTCCCCTCAAGCGTCGGTGAGGCCGTCGAACCCGAGTTCGTCGAGCAGGGCTACGTCATGTCCTCGAACTCCTCGAACTTCCGGACCGACGAGGACATCCCGCTCACGATTCCGGAGGTCAACGCGGACCACCTCGGCCTGATCGAGGTCCAGCGCGACGAACGCGGCTGGGACGGGGCCCTCGTCAAGAACCCCAACTGCTCGACGATCACGATGGTCCCGCCGCTGGCCGCGCTGGACGAGGCCTTCGGCCTGACCGACGTGCGCGTCTCCACCCTGCAGGCCGTCTCCGGCGCGGGTTACTCCGGCGTCAGCTCGATGGAGATCATCGACAACGCCATCCCGCACATCGGTGGCGAGGAGACGAAGATGGAGACCGAGAGCAAGAAGTTGCTCGGCGAGTTCGACGGCGCGGAAGTCCAGTGGAACGACGCCGAGGTCGCCGCCTCCTGTAACCGCATCCCGACGCTCGACGGCCACCTCGAGAACGTCTGGGCCGACACCGAAGCGGACGTGTCCGTCGAGGAAGCCGCCGAGGCCCTGCGCGAGTACCCCAGCATCGACCTCCCCTCCTCGCCCGACCAGCTCATCACGGTCTTCGAGGAACCCGACCGTCCCCAGCCACGTCTCGACCGCAACCAGAACGACGGCATGGGTATCGCCGTCGGCGGTATCCAGGAGACCGAGAACGGACTCCAGTTCAACTGTCTCGCCCACAACACCATCCGCGGTGCGGCCGGTGCGTCCGTGCTGAACGGCGAACTGCTGCTGGAAGAAGGCTACCTCTGAACCTTTTTCCCGTCGTTCGAGAGAGCGGGGCTCTCTCGTGATGACGAAAGGCGCTTCGCGCCTTTCGAACCACTCGGGTGGCCTGCGGCCACCGCTCGCGGCAAAAACGTTCATGAAAAAGGCCGCTCGCGCGCCGATGGCGCGCTCGCGGTTGCTGTGCTCGTGACTCCGCACTGCAAACCGCTACCG
This Halorientalis sp. IM1011 DNA region includes the following protein-coding sequences:
- the asd gene encoding aspartate-semialdehyde dehydrogenase; the encoded protein is MTVRVGVLGATGAVGQRLIQQLDPHPDFELAALTASEASAGKSYREAAKWRVDSPIPADVADTTVVATDPDEVPDDVDLLFSSLPSSVGEAVEPEFVEQGYVMSSNSSNFRTDEDIPLTIPEVNADHLGLIEVQRDERGWDGALVKNPNCSTITMVPPLAALDEAFGLTDVRVSTLQAVSGAGYSGVSSMEIIDNAIPHIGGEETKMETESKKLLGEFDGAEVQWNDAEVAASCNRIPTLDGHLENVWADTEADVSVEEAAEALREYPSIDLPSSPDQLITVFEEPDRPQPRLDRNQNDGMGIAVGGIQETENGLQFNCLAHNTIRGAAGASVLNGELLLEEGYL